In Companilactobacillus allii, one genomic interval encodes:
- a CDS encoding amino acid ABC transporter permease, whose product MWHIIISSLPEMIGAMLQFTIPLAIISFIFGLILAVLTALIKFIQPSENKALKYPWLVLRAIANFYVWLFRSTPLLVQLFIIFFGLPSVGIQLPAFIAAVIGFSLNTGAYASETIRSALLSVPQDQWDAAYTLNFTTRQTLMKIVLPQAVRIALPPLSNSFIGLVKDTSLASSITILEMFQVSQQITAKNYQPLLMYTLAAALYAIVCSLLSWLQHYLERRTSKYVKGGQN is encoded by the coding sequence ATGTGGCACATAATTATTTCATCACTGCCGGAAATGATTGGAGCTATGCTTCAATTCACCATTCCATTAGCCATAATATCATTCATATTTGGATTGATCTTAGCCGTTTTAACAGCACTGATCAAATTCATTCAACCTAGTGAAAACAAGGCATTGAAATACCCATGGCTAGTCTTGCGTGCAATAGCTAACTTCTATGTCTGGCTATTCCGTTCTACGCCTTTACTAGTCCAATTATTCATTATCTTCTTTGGACTTCCTAGTGTGGGGATTCAACTTCCAGCCTTTATCGCTGCTGTTATTGGATTCTCACTGAACACAGGTGCCTATGCATCAGAGACTATCCGTTCTGCCTTGTTATCTGTACCACAAGATCAATGGGATGCGGCATATACGTTGAACTTTACTACTCGTCAAACTTTGATGAAGATTGTTCTTCCACAAGCAGTTCGAATTGCTCTACCACCACTATCCAATTCATTTATTGGTTTAGTAAAAGATACATCATTGGCCAGTTCGATCACTATCCTAGAAATGTTCCAAGTCAGCCAACAAATAACCGCCAAAAACTACCAACCATTATTGATGTACACACTAGCAGCAGCACTATACGCTATCGTCTGCTCACTTCTAAGTTGGTTACAACACTACTTAGAACGTCGTACATCAAAATATGTTAAGGGAGGTCAAAACTAA
- a CDS encoding DUF402 domain-containing protein, whose product MQIPKEGDYVAIQSYKHDGHLHRTWRETMVLKTSENEIIGCNENTLVTESDGRRWVTREPALVYFHKHYWFNIITMIRESGVSYYCNLATPFALDKEAIKYIDYDLDVKVFPDGEKRLLDVDEYAAHSKMWNYPPEIDAILHRNVDILIDWIDKGKGPFSQSYVDLWMQRYEELSHH is encoded by the coding sequence ATGCAGATTCCTAAAGAAGGAGATTACGTGGCAATCCAAAGTTATAAGCATGATGGTCATTTACATCGTACTTGGCGTGAAACAATGGTGTTAAAGACAAGTGAGAATGAGATAATCGGCTGTAATGAGAATACTCTTGTTACTGAATCAGATGGTCGTCGATGGGTAACACGAGAACCGGCTTTGGTTTATTTTCATAAACATTACTGGTTCAATATTATTACCATGATACGAGAAAGCGGAGTATCCTACTACTGCAATTTAGCGACACCGTTTGCCTTAGATAAAGAAGCTATCAAATATATTGATTACGATTTGGATGTAAAGGTCTTTCCAGATGGAGAGAAGCGTCTACTTGATGTTGATGAATATGCAGCACATAGTAAGATGTGGAATTATCCACCAGAGATAGATGCAATTTTACATCGGAATGTCGACATTTTAATTGATTGGATAGATAAGGGAAAGGGTCCTTTCTCTCAATCTTACGTAGATTTATGGATGCAAAGATATGAAGAATTGTCACACCATTAA
- a CDS encoding low temperature requirement protein A — protein sequence MNEKKSWWGSPRTITNTIQNRKISWLELFSDLIYVVIIHSFVENLTEHFDFVGFVTFWVLFLFFFNTWTNMVLYFDLHGENNLRNVFFALLQVVSIAITATFAGDFFEGNYTGFILAYSFNQLIYMYLYLKTMIADPLHAITTRPFLINYVVGEIIFIGSIFVGNINLQRLMIFISLLIFVSTVMIENRNFDKEFKMRKIPFELNSAILERYGLFTMIVLGESLAGIIEHMTEEHTHLVDYSHFVLAIICIIGTWMIYYTMMDERQVLAKRYAPISLFRGIHRFLIACLILQSFFISRIVDEFSPIYFQGLSVVTIASLLALLALTRGKLFNPNPLSNKETTAIVILILVILVMSFVPIFTGLLVDDLVMLTVGVWLWTLKS from the coding sequence TTGAATGAGAAGAAGTCTTGGTGGGGGAGCCCACGAACTATTACCAATACGATCCAAAATCGTAAAATTTCTTGGCTAGAATTATTTTCAGACTTAATCTATGTTGTCATTATTCATAGCTTTGTAGAGAACTTAACCGAGCATTTTGATTTTGTAGGTTTTGTGACATTTTGGGTTTTATTTTTATTTTTTTTCAACACTTGGACAAATATGGTGTTGTACTTTGATCTTCATGGTGAGAATAATCTACGTAATGTTTTTTTTGCATTATTACAAGTAGTCTCCATTGCAATAACCGCCACATTTGCGGGGGACTTTTTTGAAGGTAATTATACGGGATTCATTTTAGCGTATTCTTTCAATCAATTGATTTACATGTACTTGTATTTGAAGACAATGATTGCTGATCCGTTACATGCAATCACTACACGGCCTTTTCTGATTAATTATGTCGTTGGTGAAATAATATTTATCGGCAGTATTTTTGTAGGAAACATTAATTTACAACGTTTAATGATTTTTATAAGTTTATTGATATTTGTTAGTACGGTAATGATAGAGAATAGGAACTTTGATAAGGAATTCAAGATGAGGAAGATACCTTTTGAATTGAATTCGGCTATTTTGGAACGATATGGTTTGTTTACGATGATAGTACTAGGAGAATCATTAGCTGGAATTATCGAACACATGACTGAGGAACATACTCATTTGGTTGATTATAGTCACTTTGTGCTAGCCATTATTTGTATTATCGGTACCTGGATGATTTACTATACTATGATGGATGAAAGACAAGTTTTAGCTAAAAGATATGCTCCAATCTCTTTGTTTAGAGGAATACATAGATTCTTAATAGCATGTCTAATCTTACAATCATTCTTTATATCAAGAATCGTTGATGAATTTTCACCAATATATTTCCAAGGATTATCTGTGGTGACAATAGCTTCATTATTGGCGTTGTTGGCACTAACTAGAGGCAAATTATTCAATCCCAATCCTTTGTCGAATAAAGAAACTACAGCTATAGTGATTTTGATCTTAGTCATTTTAGTAATGTCATTTGTACCAATATTCACTGGGTTGTTAGTCGACGATTTAGTAATGTTAACAGTAGGTGTTTGGCTTTGGACTTTGAAATCATAA
- a CDS encoding hemolysin family protein translates to MKDSMSDDPTGATLTGQLILIVVLTFLNAFFAAGEMAIVSVNKTSVEEKAKDGNRKAIKILQAINHPNNFLSTIQVAITLAGFLSSASAATSLTGVMEGLIGKFPGSRELSIVIITIILSYFTLVLGELYPKRIALHSPYKVASATEPVVSIFGKILKPFVWLLTKSIDLLMKITPIDFSKKDDKVTRNEMMATIQKSRQSGTINSDEYQMLQGIIRFGDTTIREIMVPRIDTFMIDINDPIDKNIDAILSQPFSRIPVYGGDKDTIIGIVHIKNLLKKARESGFENITLKEIMTEPLFVQESTNIDSVLIKMRSTQTQIAMVVDEYGGIVGLATIEDLIEEIVGEIDDEYDEVTTNYRRLSSNKYSVIGRFSLEDFNDLFNEDLEAEDVDTIAGYLIANIGEIPDENHPKSFTLEDGLILTSDEMNGSRIEKVLVTLPDSKTKSVMANTFRNK, encoded by the coding sequence GTGAAAGATTCGATGAGTGATGACCCGACCGGAGCGACGCTGACTGGACAGCTGATTTTGATAGTAGTGCTTACGTTCCTTAATGCTTTTTTTGCCGCAGGTGAAATGGCAATTGTTTCTGTTAATAAAACTTCCGTTGAGGAAAAGGCAAAGGATGGTAATCGCAAAGCTATTAAGATATTGCAAGCGATTAATCATCCCAATAATTTCCTATCAACGATACAAGTAGCAATTACTTTGGCTGGATTCCTATCATCAGCTAGTGCGGCTACAAGTTTGACTGGTGTTATGGAAGGATTAATTGGTAAATTTCCTGGTAGTAGAGAATTATCTATCGTTATAATAACGATTATTCTATCATACTTCACATTGGTATTAGGAGAGCTTTACCCCAAGCGTATAGCGTTACATAGCCCATATAAAGTGGCTAGTGCAACTGAACCGGTAGTTTCCATTTTTGGGAAGATTTTAAAACCATTTGTTTGGTTATTGACTAAGTCAATTGATCTACTTATGAAAATCACACCGATTGATTTTAGTAAAAAAGACGATAAGGTCACTCGTAATGAAATGATGGCGACGATTCAAAAGTCTCGCCAGAGTGGAACAATTAATTCGGACGAGTATCAAATGCTTCAAGGAATCATTCGATTTGGTGATACAACCATTCGTGAGATCATGGTCCCAAGAATCGATACTTTTATGATTGATATCAATGATCCTATAGATAAGAATATTGATGCCATTTTGAGTCAACCATTTTCAAGGATCCCCGTTTATGGTGGTGACAAGGATACTATTATAGGTATCGTTCATATCAAGAACTTGCTCAAAAAAGCTCGTGAATCTGGTTTTGAAAATATTACTTTGAAAGAAATTATGACAGAACCGCTCTTTGTTCAAGAATCAACTAATATTGATTCAGTTCTAATTAAAATGCGTTCTACACAAACACAAATCGCCATGGTAGTTGATGAATATGGTGGTATTGTTGGTCTTGCAACAATTGAAGACTTGATCGAGGAAATTGTCGGTGAAATCGATGATGAGTATGATGAAGTTACGACTAATTATCGTCGTCTTAGTTCTAATAAGTACTCAGTTATTGGTCGTTTTTCACTGGAAGACTTCAATGATCTGTTTAATGAAGACCTTGAAGCAGAAGATGTCGATACCATTGCCGGATATTTGATCGCCAATATCGGTGAGATTCCAGATGAGAATCATCCTAAGTCTTTCACACTAGAAGATGGATTGATCCTTACTTCGGATGAAATGAATGGATCTCGTATTGAGAAGGTATTAGTAACACTTCCTGATTCAAAAACGAAATCTGTAATGGCTAATACATTTAGAAATAAATAA
- the rlmD gene encoding 23S rRNA (uracil(1939)-C(5))-methyltransferase RlmD → MDTNITEELEVGDRFPLTIKRIGINGEGIGFFKHVIVFVPRAVPEDVIVCEITEVHPKFLNGKIHKIREASPFRNPETPELASEVGGLEFAHIKYDDQLRFKADILRESIEKYKPYAYEHYNIKPTIPSPQQEKYRNKAQFPIQEIDGEILCGLYKDGTQQLVDLKEMPTQMDLTMTAMRKIVDIIKELGIPVYNPEAKSGILRMIVIRQSVEFNKLQVTFITRSKKFLKERKIIEKINELIPEVSSISQNINTDDKGSVWGDETRLVWGDEYLQEDINGYVFNLSPRAFLQLNSIQTDKLYDIATTALNPQEQDVLLDAYCGVGTIGITLAKKVDHVYGIEIIPEAIADAKKNAELNKIDNADYYVGSVDEVYPELLTDHIKPNAIIVDPPRTGLDGKLIDTLLRHRPEKLVYISCNPSTLAKDLTRLTNKYRVDYLQPVDMFPQTPHVETVVKLSRR, encoded by the coding sequence ATGGATACTAATATAACAGAAGAACTCGAAGTGGGCGACCGTTTCCCACTTACAATCAAAAGAATCGGAATTAACGGTGAAGGAATTGGTTTCTTCAAACACGTTATCGTCTTCGTACCAAGAGCTGTACCTGAAGATGTCATCGTTTGTGAGATCACCGAAGTTCACCCTAAATTCTTAAATGGTAAAATTCATAAAATAAGAGAAGCTAGTCCTTTTCGTAATCCAGAAACTCCAGAACTTGCTAGTGAGGTTGGAGGCTTGGAATTTGCTCATATTAAATATGATGACCAACTAAGATTCAAAGCAGATATTTTGCGTGAATCAATTGAGAAATACAAACCTTATGCATATGAACACTACAATATCAAACCAACTATTCCCTCACCACAACAGGAAAAATACCGTAACAAGGCGCAATTCCCTATTCAAGAAATTGACGGTGAAATACTTTGTGGATTATACAAAGATGGCACACAACAATTGGTTGATCTAAAAGAAATGCCTACCCAGATGGATCTAACAATGACTGCAATGCGCAAAATTGTTGATATCATTAAGGAACTTGGTATTCCAGTATATAATCCTGAGGCAAAATCAGGAATTCTACGCATGATCGTAATACGTCAATCAGTAGAGTTTAACAAACTTCAAGTTACCTTCATCACTCGTTCAAAGAAGTTCTTAAAAGAACGTAAAATCATCGAAAAAATCAATGAATTAATCCCAGAAGTTAGCTCTATTTCTCAAAACATCAACACTGATGACAAAGGTAGTGTTTGGGGAGATGAGACAAGACTTGTTTGGGGTGATGAATATTTACAAGAAGATATCAATGGCTATGTCTTCAACCTTTCACCACGTGCATTCTTGCAACTCAACTCAATTCAAACTGACAAGTTATACGATATTGCCACGACCGCATTGAACCCTCAAGAACAAGATGTCTTGCTGGATGCCTACTGTGGTGTTGGTACTATCGGTATCACACTTGCCAAAAAAGTCGACCATGTTTACGGAATCGAAATAATTCCAGAAGCAATAGCTGATGCTAAGAAGAATGCTGAATTGAACAAGATCGACAACGCTGACTATTATGTAGGTTCAGTTGATGAAGTATATCCAGAATTATTAACTGACCACATCAAGCCAAATGCCATCATCGTTGATCCTCCACGTACAGGATTAGATGGTAAATTGATCGATACATTATTGCGTCATAGACCAGAGAAACTTGTCTATATCTCATGTAACCCTTCAACTTTGGCAAAGGACTTAACACGTTTAACTAATAAATATCGTGTTGATTACCTACAACCAGTTGATATGTTCCCACAAACTCCACACGTTGAAACAGTTGTGAAGTTAAGCCGTAGATAG
- a CDS encoding amino acid ABC transporter ATP-binding protein encodes MLSAKHINKQYEGKTVLNDISVDFPDGKTTVILGPSGSGKSTLLRSLDMLVRPESGTVSFPDLSIDYSRPISKKDSFDLRRKTSMVFQNWNLFPNLTVIDNITTAPITVLKRSKEDAQTLAKSLIKEVGLAGLEDRYPSQLSGGQQQRISICRALAMNPEYILLDEPTSALDPELETQVLRILEKLCQQGQSMVIVTHNMEFARLVSDKIVFIEDGNKIYDGSTKEFFGNPTPRTKEFLSGISLDEENDKINQ; translated from the coding sequence ATGCTTTCAGCAAAACACATCAATAAACAATACGAAGGCAAGACCGTCTTGAATGATATCTCGGTTGACTTCCCTGATGGTAAAACAACAGTTATCTTAGGACCTTCTGGTTCAGGTAAATCGACATTGTTGAGATCTCTTGATATGTTGGTTAGACCAGAAAGTGGCACCGTTAGTTTTCCTGACCTATCAATCGACTACTCCAGGCCGATTTCCAAAAAGGATAGTTTTGACTTACGACGTAAAACAAGTATGGTGTTCCAAAACTGGAACTTGTTCCCTAACCTAACTGTAATTGACAACATTACAACTGCACCTATCACTGTTTTAAAACGTTCAAAAGAAGATGCACAGACACTTGCCAAGAGTCTCATCAAAGAAGTTGGACTAGCCGGGTTAGAGGATCGTTATCCGAGTCAACTTTCAGGTGGTCAACAACAACGTATCTCCATCTGTCGTGCACTTGCTATGAACCCTGAATATATCCTTTTGGACGAACCAACTAGTGCTCTTGATCCGGAACTTGAAACTCAAGTTCTTCGTATCCTAGAGAAGTTATGCCAACAAGGACAATCAATGGTCATCGTTACACATAATATGGAATTTGCTAGATTGGTATCTGATAAGATCGTCTTTATCGAGGATGGAAACAAGATCTACGATGGTTCCACAAAGGAATTCTTCGGTAATCCAACTCCACGTACCAAAGAATTCTTATCTGGTATCTCACTAGATGAAGAAAATGATAAAATAAATCAATAA
- a CDS encoding transporter substrate-binding domain-containing protein encodes MKKRLVLLLTTIAALVLILTGCSSNKDATNTKTKGTLTVGLEGTYAPYSYREDGKLKGFEVDFARDIAKEMGLKVKFVPTKWDSLIAGLNSNTFDVVINNVAMNKSREKQYIFSTPYIYSRSALILKKDNTDIKNITDIKGKKVAAGTGTDNYNKAEKYGADIVPSSDFQTSMSMIDQGRVVAAVNSKEAFLTWKKDHKNTDLKYQVISSKYIAASKIAPIYNKKSTGLRNDVNKAIKKLYKDGTMKKLSIKYFGEDITKK; translated from the coding sequence ATGAAGAAACGTCTAGTTTTACTTTTAACAACTATTGCTGCATTGGTACTTATCCTTACAGGATGCTCAAGTAACAAAGATGCAACAAATACCAAGACAAAAGGTACATTAACTGTCGGACTTGAGGGTACTTATGCACCATATTCATATCGTGAAGATGGTAAGCTTAAGGGGTTTGAAGTTGATTTTGCCAGAGATATTGCTAAAGAAATGGGATTAAAGGTTAAGTTTGTTCCTACTAAGTGGGATTCACTTATTGCTGGTTTGAATTCAAACACATTTGATGTTGTCATCAATAATGTTGCTATGAACAAGTCACGTGAGAAACAATATATTTTCTCAACGCCTTACATCTATTCAAGATCAGCTTTGATCTTGAAAAAAGATAACACTGATATCAAGAATATAACCGATATTAAGGGCAAGAAAGTTGCCGCAGGTACTGGTACTGATAACTACAATAAGGCTGAAAAGTACGGTGCAGACATCGTTCCATCATCTGACTTCCAAACATCTATGTCTATGATCGATCAAGGACGTGTTGTTGCTGCTGTTAACTCTAAAGAGGCTTTCTTAACATGGAAGAAAGATCACAAGAATACTGATCTTAAGTACCAAGTTATCTCATCTAAGTACATCGCTGCATCCAAGATTGCTCCAATTTACAACAAGAAATCAACTGGTCTACGTAATGACGTCAACAAAGCTATCAAGAAGCTTTACAAAGACGGAACTATGAAGAAGCTTTCTATCAAGTACTTCGGTGAAGATATCACCAAAAAATAA
- the recX gene encoding recombination regulator RecX — MAKVTKIQAQKRKGRYNVYLDGEYSFPVSETTLVDYRLMNGLELDDAQIKEIKSRENINKAYGDAVNYLSYELRTEKEMRDYLYKKEYSSPVVFSVMERLQKLNYMDDNAYAVSFINTQLNTTANGPKVIRQKMIQKGVPATIIEDKLSEIDQDKLLENATVFAGKQVRKQRHKSFQQMMTKLKQGLYQKGYSGEIISQAIDDLELERDDESETENLQLLVEKVKHRYNNPAKLINYLMTKGYRYDAIKKVLKGE; from the coding sequence TTGGCAAAAGTAACAAAAATACAGGCTCAAAAACGAAAAGGAAGATACAATGTTTACCTCGATGGTGAATATTCATTCCCAGTTAGTGAGACGACATTAGTTGATTATCGATTGATGAATGGTCTTGAATTAGATGATGCACAAATAAAAGAAATAAAATCACGTGAGAACATAAATAAAGCTTACGGTGATGCAGTGAATTATTTGAGTTATGAACTACGAACTGAAAAGGAAATGCGTGATTACTTATATAAGAAAGAATATAGTTCACCAGTTGTTTTTTCAGTTATGGAACGTCTCCAGAAACTAAATTATATGGACGATAATGCTTATGCAGTAAGTTTCATTAATACACAGTTGAATACGACTGCGAATGGTCCTAAAGTGATTAGACAAAAAATGATTCAAAAAGGTGTCCCAGCGACGATCATTGAAGATAAGTTATCTGAGATCGATCAGGACAAATTGTTGGAGAATGCTACTGTATTTGCTGGTAAGCAAGTTAGAAAACAACGCCATAAGTCCTTCCAACAGATGATGACTAAGCTTAAACAAGGACTATATCAAAAAGGATATAGTGGAGAAATCATTAGCCAAGCAATTGATGACTTAGAACTAGAACGTGACGATGAGTCTGAAACTGAGAATTTACAGTTATTGGTGGAAAAAGTAAAGCATAGGTATAATAATCCTGCCAAATTAATAAATTATCTGATGACTAAAGGATATAGATACGATGCTATCAAAAAAGTTCTGAAAGGTGAGTAG
- a CDS encoding homoserine O-acetyltransferase/O-succinyltransferase family protein: protein MEHVKIGILNLMQEKIPTNQNFEHILKDESVDLTFYYSATRYVDRVLDTRITETMKPLDLSEISQFDGFIITGSPVEKLNFEQVTYIQEINELLDKLNQLNIPQLYICWGAMAAMDHFYQIKKSILPHKTFGIYQNNITNDTYLLHNVSNEFPAPHARYAEMNHQDIADNSSLEINAVSENGLLTLVTSKIRPQVFIFSHLEYPQNGLDDEYKRELASGKVPNAFPARNYYSPIDKHPMFTWKETQIQFFSNWLNCIKDTKLIKS from the coding sequence GTGGAACACGTTAAAATTGGGATTTTGAATCTAATGCAAGAAAAGATCCCGACCAATCAAAATTTCGAACACATTCTAAAAGATGAATCAGTTGACTTAACTTTTTATTATTCAGCTACTCGCTATGTAGACCGCGTTTTAGATACACGAATCACTGAAACGATGAAACCACTGGATCTAAGTGAAATCAGTCAATTTGATGGATTCATCATAACGGGTAGCCCCGTTGAAAAATTGAATTTTGAACAAGTGACCTATATTCAAGAGATCAACGAATTACTAGACAAACTAAATCAATTGAATATCCCACAATTATATATTTGTTGGGGCGCTATGGCTGCAATGGATCACTTTTATCAAATCAAAAAAAGTATCTTGCCTCATAAGACTTTTGGTATTTATCAAAACAACATTACCAATGATACTTATTTATTACACAATGTTTCTAATGAGTTCCCTGCCCCACATGCAAGATATGCTGAGATGAATCATCAAGATATTGCAGATAATTCATCGCTAGAAATAAATGCAGTAAGTGAGAATGGTCTCTTAACTTTGGTAACATCCAAAATACGACCGCAAGTATTCATCTTCTCACATCTTGAATATCCACAAAACGGATTAGATGATGAATATAAAAGAGAATTAGCCAGTGGAAAAGTACCCAATGCATTCCCGGCTAGGAATTACTATTCACCAATAGATAAACACCCCATGTTCACATGGAAAGAAACACAGATACAATTCTTCAGTAATTGGTTGAATTGTATAAAAGATACCAAATTAATTAAATCTTAG
- the cysK gene encoding cysteine synthase A encodes MTKIADNITELIGDTPIVKLNKVVPDDAADVYVKLEFFNPGSSIKDRIALAMIEDAEKSGKIKPGDTIVEPTSGNTGIGLSLVSAAKGYHLIIMMPDTMSVERRKLMQGYGTKLVLTPGSEGMGGAIKRAKDLAEEKGYFLPMQFTNPANPAIHEKTTGKEIIDAFGDDSIDAFVAGVGTGGTLSGVSHALTKKYPDITIYALEAAESPLLKEGKTGPHKIQGISAGMIPDTLDQDSYSDIVEVTSDQAIQTAQEVSKKEGFLPGISSGANIYGAIQIAKKLGKGKKVVTVAPDNGERYLSTDLFKF; translated from the coding sequence ATGACAAAAATTGCCGATAACATTACTGAATTAATTGGAGATACTCCAATCGTTAAATTAAACAAGGTCGTTCCAGATGACGCCGCTGACGTATATGTAAAGTTGGAATTCTTCAATCCTGGAAGCTCTATCAAAGATAGAATTGCACTAGCAATGATCGAAGACGCTGAAAAGTCCGGCAAAATCAAACCAGGAGATACAATCGTTGAACCAACTTCTGGAAATACTGGGATCGGTCTTTCATTAGTTTCTGCTGCTAAGGGTTACCACTTGATCATCATGATGCCAGACACAATGAGTGTTGAACGTCGTAAGCTTATGCAAGGTTACGGTACAAAACTTGTATTAACACCTGGAAGTGAAGGAATGGGTGGTGCCATTAAACGTGCCAAAGATCTAGCAGAAGAAAAGGGATACTTCCTACCTATGCAATTTACTAACCCTGCTAATCCAGCTATTCATGAAAAAACAACTGGTAAGGAGATCATTGACGCTTTTGGTGATGACTCAATAGATGCCTTTGTTGCCGGTGTCGGTACTGGTGGTACCTTATCTGGTGTTAGTCATGCATTAACTAAGAAATACCCAGATATAACAATCTACGCTCTAGAAGCCGCTGAATCCCCTCTATTAAAGGAAGGTAAAACTGGCCCACACAAGATTCAAGGTATTAGTGCTGGTATGATTCCTGATACTCTTGACCAAGATTCATATTCAGATATTGTCGAAGTAACTAGTGATCAAGCTATTCAAACAGCACAAGAAGTAAGCAAGAAAGAAGGATTCCTACCTGGTATTTCATCTGGAGCCAATATATACGGAGCCATCCAAATCGCCAAAAAACTTGGTAAAGGTAAGAAAGTGGTTACAGTCGCACCAGACAACGGCGAAAGATATCTATCTACAGATTTATTTAAGTTTTAA